Genomic DNA from Vanrija pseudolonga chromosome 3, complete sequence:
aaccccctcccccttcaTATCTCGATTTTTTTTCAGGCTCCGTGCCACTCTAAGTCCCAACAACACCGCTCACCGCCCCTCTttgctgcgtgcgtgcgtgctcaCAAGTGTATAGCACACGACACACGTTGCAAAGCACGCAGGCCGCACATAAAGCTGTACTTTGTACGACGACATTGATAGACTTGTCATCTGGAATTCCACACATTACAATCTGTCCGGCCGGTAGCACGCACACCACACATCGACTTGGCCGCACCATTGGATCCACACCGCCATCTACATACCCACCACAGTCATCCCACCTCGCACGCCACACAGCAGAGCAGCCTCGGGGAAAGAGTCGCGACGGAAACACGAGGTGCGTCCTGCCCTGCCTTGTCTCATTGCACGCCTCCTGCATACAACCAGCCCGCTCGCGTGTTTGCCACCACGCTTTCAGGAGCCCGACCGCGACGATCCtctggtggcgacgagctgaATCGTTTTTGTTGTCCGCTCGACCCTGGCAAGGTATAACAGGATTGTCCTTTGCATACTCTGTCCCCTCGTCCCCTCTATCTCTCACTCTTCATTGCCCATTTTtgccgctggccgctggcgtTGTTGGACGATCGGAGAGCTGACGACGGCCACTCTTCAGTATCCCACTCAAGACCAATCGGGTTGTGCCTCCGTCACGAATCCTGGCCTCACtgtccccctcctcccacctCACCCCACTCTTTCTCGACTCGCCTGTTCCCACCAGCAGCAGACATGCAGCACCTAGGCGGATTCCAGCAACCCTCGGGCCTCCCGTTGACGTCACCTCCGCTCGTCTCCTCGTCAGCGACTGTCCCCTCGGCTGCGGCCAAGCTGCAGCAGGGGACTTGGGGGCCAACGCCACAGCCCCACCCCCTTTCAACCTCGTACTCTAAACCATTGGCTCTCGGTCCATCTTTTGGTGGTCTCACAGCCGAACACCACCCTTACCAACACCAGCACCAGAACTCGTCAAACCAGCTAGGTCCACCCGCCACCATGAGCTTTCAGACCCCCCGCGGATTCCCACAGGCCAACGAGCACATGTACTACAGTGGACACACCCAGAGCATCACTCCTCGCTTTGCGGGGTATGATGCGGGTGTGAGCGCCTATTCCCAACCACTGCTACCCGCTCAAGGCAATCTTGCGCCCCAGCAACAGGAGGACGATCGCTGGTATTCTCAACCACCAGACCCGACTCGATCGCCCACCAAGAGGGGAAAAGGCCAGAAGAAGGCGGATGGCAAACAGGCCACCTTCCTAACAAAGCTTTACAAGTGAGTCAAGCCTACACGTCAACTCACATGTGCGCACGGCCGCTTTCTGACCTTCACAGCATTCTGTGAGACACGACGCTTGGGACCAGTGGCTGACCTCCAGCGAGCAACCAGAGTACAACCATGTGAGTAATACATGTACCTTCGAGTGCACTAATTTTTGCAGATAATTAGATGGGATCAGACTGGGGAGACCATCATCATCGAGCGTCCAGAGGAACTCGCGGACAAGATCCTCCCCATTGTTTATCGCCAGAGCCGATTTGCTAGCTTTTCAAGACAGCTGAACGTaagagggggaggagagggtTTAAATCCTGACGCTAACCTTTTCTAGATCTATGGCTGGATGCGCAAAGTTAGCCTACGCAACGTCGAGAACGGGATCGTCGACCCAGACGCCAGCATGTGGTGTGAGTTCAGCCTCCTTCTGCCCCGTGCGTCCGGTGCTCACAAGGTGCCACAGCGCACAAGAGTCTGCGGCGAGACTCGCCCAAGGATTTGATCCTGACCTTCAAGCGCCGTGTTCCTCCGCGCCCAACCCAGGCCCAGAAGAATGCCAGGCTCCAGAACGAAATCCAGTTGCTAAGTTCCGACTCTGACGGCTTCAactcccccgccgccgacgcgtaCTCTAATTACCGCCTCAACGATCTCGACGGCAGACCCTTGTCGAATGTCACGCTGGACAACCCTCACCTCGTccctgctggtgctggttCGATTGGCATGCACCACCAGACTGGCGTTCCTAGGGGTGAGACGAGCCCAAAGGTGGTTCCCCGTCCGTTTGCGGTACCGAGCACTGCCCCTGCTACCGCCATTCCCATCCACCGAGGCCACTCACTGCACTTCATGGTCCCagccgccagagccaccgTGCACTCTGCGccagcgacgtcgacgagctttTCGGGGGTGAGCTCGTCGTTCACCTTTCCGGGTACGCAGGGCGGAAAGTTTGGAACCGACCCGCTACCGAAGCCAGTGCTCCCTACCTCGGCCAGGTTTGCACCGACCTGGATGGGCGGCGGAGACGTTAGACTCGATAACGCCGACCCCCTCCTTCGCGGAACGACCGACGACCCGACTTACCGCATCGATGATGGGACGACCTGGGCTCGCAGAGGCCAGGGTGTGCTCGGCGAAGGCATGAAGCCTACATCGTCGGCATCTCTCTACCCGTCTTCTCTTCCCTCGAGCATCAACTACAATCCGTCGCTTGCCCAGGAGCCTCTGCGGGAGCCTCTTCCTTCTGGTTCTTCCTCCTTCTCCGAATTTGGTAAGGCAATGAGCCCAAACAATCAGCCGACCACCTCTTCCCACGGATCTCCAGTCCAGGCAGGTGCTGTGACAGAGCTTCAGGCGCAGACCATTTCGCCGGGGGTCTACAGCTCGCGAGCCTTCGGAAACGCCGCGCCTCCCGCTCCCCAGGCCAATATCACCACTCGATCGTGGCCCCCTCGTGGTGTTGGCGGGTCCAACGCGGGGTCTGGTACccccccacctcctcgctcgccgaccatCATCAAGCACGAACGCCGGCACTCGAGCTCCAAGGCACCGTACACCCCACCGAACAGCACCCGCGAGGTCAACACTCAGACCAGCACAACTGGACCGGGTGGCCCAGTCCGCCACACTCACACGAAGCGCAGCTCGCTTTCCCAGGTGAACACGacgctgccactgccgcgcgacgaggaggcgctccCGAGCGCCAACTTGCCCGGCCAGCCCGAGCTGTTTGGCGAGCTTGACAGGCCTGTCGAAGTTGTGGAGGGGTGAGTCGAGAACTGTGCGGCTTAGGTCTGTGCGTTTTACTCACGTTCGTCAGCCTATGAGAtctgtcgtcgcgctcgtcgcttCGGTCGGTCAGGATCGGTCAATTGGATCTCTCACGAACTGGTTACGAATCACATGAGCATCTACGAGTGGCACGTTTTTCTCTATACACCATTGCAGACCGTTACTCATCTCCACCCCAACCCCACTGTATACATACAGGCTGTGTTGTATTTGTCTCGCTCGTTTCCGTAGGCAGTAGACACTGTGTCGTTGATGATGATCTGTGAcaaggcggcgagcgagcagggaGCGAGGCtggcagccagcagccaggaGCCAGGGAAGTGCCACATGACCAAGTTTAACCGACCCCTCCACTTTTCCACCTGGCCACCACCTTCTTTCCAACTTCGAAACACAAATGACTGACAGTGACAGACAAGGATAATACACTGTTGACCACTCGTCTCACCTCATCCATCCGCACGTCGCAGTCACAggaccgccgtcgccgttgtcgccgaagccgccccacgcccgccgctACACCGGATCCGCGATCGCCCAAaaccggcgccgccgtcgccgtccctctttctctcccctccccccaccctccTTCCTTTATCCACAATGGCAAacctcggcgtgcccgtcaAGCTCCTGCACGAGTCCCTGGGGCACATCATCACGGTCGAGCTCAAGaccggcgaggtgggtggtgtggtgtgacTGCGAGTTGCTCGGCGCTAACGCGCCTCGCTAGATGTACCGCGGCAAGCTgatggaggccgaggacTCGCTCAACATGGCCTTGCGCGAGATCACCgtcacggcgcgcgacgggcgcgtgagccagctcgagcaggtgTACATCCGCGGTAGTATGGTGAGTcaggcgccgagccgcgcagcggcgaggcggcgtgcaAGGCGCGGGGGAGCGAACGGCATGGCATGTTGCGCACGCGACCGTGACCCCGAAGACGAGGTTGTTATCTCGCgctgccccgcccgccccccgcgccgctcgcccccaccgccgcccccactcacacccccaggtCCGCTTCATCATCGTccccgacctgctcgccaaCGCGCCCATGTTCAAGCGCGTCGGCCCCAACGCCATGCGGGGGCGCGGTATCGGTGCTGCTCGTGGTCGCGCTACCATCCAGCGCGCCAacgcacgccgcggcggaccgCCCCGCAGCCAGGGTGTGCGCCGTTAGTAGACGTTGTATGTTAGGCGTAGGCGGGCGGCGTAGTAGTgattggcgacgacgagatggcgaTATGCAGCTATACAGATCGACCCCTGGAGggatgtggtggtggaccAGCTCACAACGCCACCTCGACACAGCCACGACACGGGTGCATCCCGCACACAGGCTACGCATACGCTACGAGTACGCCTACAATATGCCTAGCTAGAAATTAAGCACATCctcgagccgctgccgcggcaGCTTGGCCACCTCGGGCTTGATGGCCGCCAACAGgttcttggccgcctcgttGCCGGGCTGCAGACGCAGCACCTGCTTCaggtccgcctcggcgtcgcgccagcGCTGCAGGCCCTTGCGGGCGACCGCGCGCTGGTAGAAGGCCTTCGAGTTCTTGGCGTCCTTGTTGAGAATGTGCTGgcagtcgagctcggccagctcgtggTTGCCTAAGTGGTTGTGCGCGACAGCGCGGTTCGAGTAGTAGACCGtcttcttgccgtcgaggctGATCGCGCGCGTGTACCGGTCCACGGCGTTGGCATGCTCCTGGTTGTTGACAGACACGTTCCCAGCCGCCTTCTCACGCGCGCCAAACTCCTCGGTCCACTTGTCCATGCACTCGACCCACTTgcgcccctcgcccagcGGCCTGCCCTTGCGCGTCGCGGCAGCCTCGGTAAGGCGCCGGTACAGCGCAACGGGGTGGACGCTCTGCAGTGCCtcaatgtcggcggcgtacgcACCGTACGTGAACGGCGAAGTCGTAGTGGCTGTCTTGTGCAGGAGCTGCTGGGTCAGGCTTCATTCCGAGGATGCCTACCCACCTTGACAAAGTGCCGAAATGTCAACACGACAGCCATGTTGCGCACAGCAGGATCGGCCTCTGCCCACTCCTGAGGCAAGTACACCTTGCGCACCACCGGCTTGGCGACCTTGGGCGGCACCTTGACCGTCTTGTTCAACCGCGCCTTGGTCCGTCCTGAGGTCATCTTGCGGCCACCATTCTTGCCACCATTGGCTGTCGCGGCGCCTGCCTCGGacccgtcgtcatcgtcgaggttgagcgccgcctcgaggccctccAGGGCAGCAGCCGCATTCGTACTAGGGCCGTAACGGCTCTCCACCGACGGGTcagccgcgccgagctccttgagaCGCCATCGCAGGTGCTCCTCAACGGCTAACACGTCGGTCATTTGAGGATGGGCGAATATGGGCGGGCGCCGCGGGTCGGAcacgggcgtcggcgcgcgcttcGGGTTATGCACAAAGCCCTGTCCGCTGGGCAGAGCATCGACTCCCACCGGTTCTGACAGTCCGGCCTTGAGAGACgagcgctcctcgcgctcgcgcgcctgcgcctgcgtcTCAATCTGGCCAGCCCAGCCTTCCGCAACGGGGctgtcggccagctcgaaAGGGAGGAGGGCAACGGGTGCCTTTCGGACCGCAACCGCCGCATGGAGACAATCTGGGCACGCCAGAAGCTGGCAGAGACACCTGGCatggtcgtcgtcctcgccgggcgcgccgtggggtgggccgaggtcgtgggCGCAGACACCGTCCCGAGGGAGCCCGGCGGTGACGTTGGGCTGTGCACCCaggccgcccgccccgatcgctgctgcggccgtgGCCATGGCCGAGCTCTCGCCCCTGTGAGCGAGATCGGCTGGCACGAGACGCCCAGACAGCCGGCGCTCGAGTTCGGCATACAAGTGgtcgagcatgtcggccATAAATATTTGGTCGAGCGCCGGGCCGCCGTGCACAATCTGTCGCCTCATAaatgacggcgaggcgccTGCGAGGATCAGGCTAATGATAAAGGTGGGGATAGTGCGCGTGAAGACGTGGTGAAAGGCCTCGGTCCTACGATCGGATCGGAATCAGCACCATGTCAGATCTCAGCGCTACTCACCAGCACGACTCGACCCAGGTGTCGTATTCGCGACGGACCAGCACGGCCACGTCCTCGACAatcgtctcgagctcgtcatcgCTAAGATTTGCCGTGCGCTCCGTGTTGTGGACGCCTCGGTCCGGCCATCTGCGGTGAACGGGACAGCTCGGACCAGAAGCGTCACCGGTCCGGTTGAGCGGCTCCTGATGTCTCCCCgggagctggaggaggggcagctggggcggcggcgcgggctggcggtatgcgctcgctgctgccgcgaTGCTGTCCGGGCTCATGTCGGGCAGGACTGGCGGGAAGATGGAGGGCAGCGCGTGCGCATTTGGAAAGCGCATGAGCGGAGGTGGCATGATGAAGGAGGTTGTTGGGCCATGCGGTGGGGAGTGTGGGGCTCGGTAGACAGGAATAAGGGGAGCAGACCGGCCGATGAAGATGACTTGATgtcgtcggcaaggaggaTGTGTGAGATGGGACTGGGAGATGGTCGAGATGGACGTTGCCAGATTGAGACGCACAAGAtggtgctgcctgcctcgacACGGCCGTCGCATCGCACCGCCGGACGAGACAGAGCCTGATGTCAGAGACGACACAGAGTACAAGACCGGTGACGGAAGCAACATTATCAAATCACACGTCATTGTTTCCGGCCTGTCACCaacaacccccaccccccctctcgacctcgtcgcgatCGAGGCAATGTCACGAAGCATCCACTGTTGTCCTTTACTCTCGCATCCACAGCCATCAACGACCGCTAGAGCTCCCAAACGATGGTCTACAACGGAGGTGGGTGATATACATACCCTCTTccacccgctcacacccgcagACGAGGTCTCGGCCGTCGTGGTCGACTTTGGATCGCACACCACGCGTGCAGGATGGGCCGGCGAAGACAGCCCGCGCGTTGTCACGCCGTCGTTCTACGGCTACGCCGACGTCCCTCAGCCGTCTGGTTCGGGGTCCACGTCCAACGGGACCGCGACGGACGCGCCGGCCAACGGTGACGACCCGATGGACGGCACCGGagacgagggcaaggtcggcgccACGAAGCGCAAGTACTACTTTGGTgatgacggcgtcggcgtctggcGGAACGGCATGGAGGTCGGAAACTTCATGGTCGACGGCATTGGTGCGTTTTGGAACGTTGGTGCGGCGCTCACGCATCAGtcaacgacggcgaggcggccggaAACATGCTCAAGTACCTCTTGAGGGATCGTCTCTCGGTTGACCCATCCGAGCACCCCCTGTTCCTCACTGAGCCTGCATGGAACTCGCCAAAGGCCCGTGAGACGCTCACTCAGATTGCCTTTGAGCAGGAGGAGGTCCCGGCCATGTACTTTGGTTCGAGCGGCGTCTTGTCCGCGTAGGTTTGAAGATGAGGGACTCGCGACTGACGGCGTCCAGTTTCTCGGCTGGCAAGCGCaccgcgctcgtgctcgacgtcggacATATCAACAGCAGCGCGGTTCCTGTTGTTGACGGATACGCGCTGCGTGCGGGAACGATGCGCCAGCcactggcgtcggcgctcgtcaTCTCGCAGCTGCACCACCACTTCTCCAACCCCACGCCCTCACGGTCGTTCCCGTTGTCGCTCCTTCCCCGCCACCTgatcgcgcgccgcgacacGACCGCCGAACCCGGCAGCGAGCCGCACCCCACCCTCCGGGAGGACCGGTTGCCTggcacgacggcgtcatGGCGCGCGTGGGCCGAGcagggcgtcgtcgacaactGGAAGGAGGCCTGCGGCGAGGTTCTCAGCCACCGTGGTTTCGACTTTGCGAACGCAAAAGACCTCCCCCAGGTTCTGTACGAGTTCCCCGACGGCTACCACCAGTACTTTGGCGAGGAGCGCTACCGCTTCACCGAGGCGCTGTTTGACCCCAAAAAGTACTTTGACCAGTCGTTTGAGCCCCCAGCTTCGCTCCGTGTCACGTCATCAGGCGACCACAGCCACTCGCTCAAGGAGGTGGTGCCCCTCTCGCAGCTGGTGCACGACTCGATCATGGCGTGCGATGTAGACGTCAGAGCGTCGCTCCTGCAGaacattgtcgtcgtcggcaacaCGTTCCTCACGCGCGGTCTGACTGAGCGTCTGGACATTGAGCTCGCTACTCTTCTCCCCAGCGTGAGTAACTCTCCCTTGCACTGAATGCTGAAACTGTGCAGCAAAAAATCAAGGTGCATGGCTTTGAGCGCAAGTATGCGCCgtggctcggcggctcgATCCTGGCTTCCCTGGGCACGTTCCACCAGCTCTGGGTCACCAaggacgagtacgaggagCACGGTATGAACATTGTGCACCAGCGCTGCAAGTAGGCGTGGTGTGTCGTAGATGTAGCGTTGTGATGAATGTGCTAGTATCAATGGggactgggtgggtggggggcgaTGAGTCTCTTTGTGGGCCACACACGGTCCACGGAATGTGGCGCGGACATCCACATGCCGCAGGTACACCATCCGCCACAGGTCCACAATCCGCCACAGCTGCAGAGAAACCATGCATGCAGTAGTGTACAGAGCAGTACAAGTACAGTATATGTCTATTACCCGGATTGGGGGCCTGGACCCGTTTGGCTCTAATATCTATTAAATGGGGTTGGCAAACTTTGAGTTTGCCCTTATCCTCGCGCCGATACGTGCAAAGATGAATGGGAAGGGGAggcagagggcgagggcgccggcaAGGAGACATGTGCCGCCGACTGGCCCGAGCTTGCGGTACATTTGCTGCCCGAAGAGGGGGAACACGGCGGCGAACGCACTGCGCACAAACGAGTTGGACGCGAGGGCCGAGGCTGCGACGGGGCGgtacgcgtcgacgaggtacgTGAAGACGCTGGTGAAGCTGTATCCTACGCCCCAGCCGAAGAGCGACGTCATGATGATCGGCACGATCCAGTGCACGCTCTTGAAGCACGTCAGGCCGAAgaggagcacgccgagcgggcAGAGCACGGCGCCGTACTTGCCCGCGTAGAGCCGgtcctcgggcggcggcggcgcgccgagcttggccgcgcgccgcgcataCCGCTTGTTGAACAGCGGCTGCGTGAGCGCCGAGCATACCTGCCCGATGCCGATGCCCAGGAAGGCCATGCCCGTCGACTGCACGTTGAAGTTGTACTGCGTGCGGAAGACGAACGGGATGCCGCCAAAGAAGAGGTacatgacgccgaggacgatcGCGCTCCAGatgtcgaggaagaggaccATTGGCTGGGACGCGAGGAGGACTGGGGCGGTGGTCAGCGGGGGGAAGGCGCAACAAGGTAGGTAGGTACCCACTGAACGGCGTCTTGCACGATTTCGCGACTTCCCTCGCGAAGGAGCGGTTGGCGCGCTCAATCGGCGCGTAGTagcgctcgtcgccggtggACTTGCGGAGGCTGTGGGCGTTAGCTTTGTATGTTTGATGAACACGGCGTAACTCACGCCGTGGCCTTCCGTGCCAGCACGACCGGGTGGTATCCCTCTGGAATGACGACCCAAAGGAGGACGGTCATGACCGCCGCCCAGATGAGCTGGGTGTACGATACCCATCGCCAGTCGGGCTGGTTCTGCACGATGAAGCCGGAGACCAGAGGACCGACCACGGGGCCAAGGAACGGCGCGCCAGAGAAGATCATCATGGGGCTGTGGGGGAGGGAATGTCAGATTTGATTACGCTCTGCGATCATCGCCGCCGGGTATGATCCCGCTTCTGCACTCACGTGCCGACCTTGTGGTTTGGGAAGACGTCGGTGATGGCCGCGCCGGACACGCTGAGGAACGACGAGCCCGCAAAGCCCGTGAGGAAGCGGAAGACGTGGTACAGCACGATGTGGTTGGCGAACGCGACGGGGAGGTTGAACACTGTGTTGTTTGGTCAGTCAGCGGCGGCACAACACGACCCGACGACACCACGCACAGGTGAAGATGGTGAAGCTCCACAGAAGGACCTTTTGGCGGCCGATGAACTCTGACAGCgggccgaggaagagcgggccgacgccaaggcccaTGACGAAGAGCGAGATGCTGAGGATGGCCACCTCCTCAACGATGTGgaactcggcctcgagcccggGGTACGTGTTGGCCGTCATGGACGATGTGAAGGTCACGCAGACGCACGAGatggcgagcgtcgcgaccATGAGCCTGTGAGTGTTAGCGGGGTGTGCCCAGCAAGTAAGTGCATGCGCGCGCACCATTTGCGCCAGGAGGCAAGGTTGAACGGGCAGAGcgggtcgtcctcgccgtcgaaggacacctcgaacgcgtcggcgGAAGCGGCATCGGGTGCCACTGGAGCACTGGCGGGTGGCTGCTtctcgccgcctgctgcctcGAGATCTGGGccgagcgtcggcgtcatggtcgcctcgctcgtcgtcgatgccggCGTGGACGGCTGTGGAGGTGCTGCTTGTGATGCTGGTGTCGTTGTGCCCATTGCGATCAATGGTGGAGATGCTACGTCCGGGAGTGAGGGGGGGTCGGGAGCAGTGCTTGATGTGTTCCGACAGCTTTCCGGCTTTTAAGGAACGGCCCGAGATTGTTGTTGTCTGCTTTGCTGACTGACTCTGCGCCGCCACAGTGACAGCAACGGCAAAAAATGGAGATTCCGGAGTCCGCACGGATGTTCTTGTTCTGCGCAGCGCCCGCTGCGGTCTTTGCTGCTATTCAAAGATTGTAGAATGAGGTACTATGCAGAGGAGACTCAAGGCAACTAAGCATCGGCCCAGCCCCGACATGCACAAGTGACATGGTGGTTGCAAAGTTTTGTCGGCAGGCCGGAAATGATTGGCCTGTGACTGGTTGATAAGCACCAAGAAGCGCTCGCTATACTCGTCGCCGTTCGGATCGGAGATCAGCTCTACACACGGCACAGCGGCTCAGCGGACAGCGGACAGCGGAACGGACATGCTGACACGGCAACGCGGGGCACTGCCGCTGCGTGGCGAGTCGAATGCAAGTGATAGTGTACAACATGTGGAGTGGCGGTTGATGGGTAGGTGTATAGTGGGTACGGAGGAGTTGGTGGGAGGGATGACATGTGTGGCCTGCCTTTGGCGGACCCGCCGATGGGAGCTACCCGGagacgccgcgcaggccgccTGTCTTGCTCAACGCTCACACGGAGCTCGGACGACAGTACACGCCCACGGACGGATCAGACACTGCCGCCCGCTCGGCCCTTGTAGCCCAGACACACAAAGTATGCCTCGCTCGACTCTGCCCTGctggccttgggcttgtcgGTTACGACCTTGGCGAAGCACGGGTCGAGCTGCGTCTTCTTGaactcgacgaggtcggggtggtggaAATATTTCATGCTgcggggtgtcagcgagcTGGCAGGCAATTCCTCCCTTTCCCTgcacgcgccgacgcacaCCAGACTTCCGCCTGCATAGTAGTCGCCATCCGCGGgccggaggacgaggtgcgcaAACTCCGTAgcagcctcgacgaggtccaAGCTGGCCTGgacgtcgcgcacgcggtTCCCGCTCATGGCCGCCATCATGTCGGAGAGCACGACGTCCGCCGTGGTCCGGTCGTAGCGGTCtccggcggccagcagctgctcgacccgCGACCGCACGTCGGGCGCGAAAAAGTCCCCCGtgaccacctcgacgccagGCATAGGCTCGATAGGCagcaggtcgacggcgacgaccacgccgtgccggtgccggATCGCGCGCTCCGCCACCTGGCTCCAgccgcccggcgcggcgccgaggtcgaccacCGCGCGCCCGGACAGGATGGCAGGGTGCTtgcgcgccagctcgtcgagcttgaagCTCGATCGCGCGCGGTACGTTTTTGGCGTCTTGGctgtcgtgctcgcgctgtcctcgccggcgcgcgcgcgcacgaaCGGGTCCCGCGCTTGTCGCGCGAGCCACTGCtttgagctcgagctcgccttGAGGGctgggagcgcggcgcgcatgaAGGTGTAGTGGGTGGACGTCAAAAGTGGAGGCGGGAGTATAACGATATATTGACCGGctgcacgcggcgcggcactcggcgtcgtcggcgagatCCACGCGATCCAGACATTTCGTCGTCAATCCACTTGACTTGTGTCGTCCGACTTCATCAACCGACATGGTGAGTAGCTACACTTAGTAGCTGGTCTACACGCTCGCACCGCTGACGCGGTGCTCGCCTCCTCACAGGCCAACGCCTCCTCCAAGCGCATAGCCTCGGCCAACGCCTCCGCGCTCCAAGGCCTCGTCCGCAACCTGGTGCTCATCAatgcgctggcgctcgccgtccgctGGATGAAGGCGCGGCACTATGTCCGGCCGCTGATCCCCGGCGGCTTCGTGCTCTTCTTACACATCGTCGGTAtcggcgcgagcgtggcCATCTGGCGCTGGTTCGCGGCCATCGGCACGCCGGGGCGCGATGCCAAGGGCAatgtgcgcgtcggcgacgacctcgccggcggcggggttaTCGAGCTCGCGTGGGACGTGTGAGTGGGCCGTGGCGGACACTACGGGCGACTAGGCAGCGTGCTCACCCCCCACTCCAGCATCTACATGACCTGGATCTGCaccctcggctcggcgctcttCGGTAACTGGGTCTGGTGGGCATACCTCGTCATCCCCGCATTCGGCGCCTACAAGCTCTTCAACTTTGCCCGCCCTTTCCTCGGCATGTTCCTCCCTGGCATCTTTGGCCCCCGTCAGCCCCGCGcagagggcggcgccgagcccgccgccggcgctgctgccgacgagccggcagAGTCCAAGCGCCAGGCCAAGCTCCGCGCCCGTATGGAGAAGGGCGACAAGCGTGTCCAGCAGAAGCAGGTCCGTGCGGCGCGATAGGCATGGTGTGGATGTGATGCATTGCCGTGCTGCCTGATGGCAGGGTTGACGTTGAGTTCAGTGAAGAGACGCAGTCAGGCAGTCAGACGGCTACCCAGGAGGTCTGCCTCCAACTCTATGGCTCGCTCCACCACATGCCTCTCCTCTCACGGCTCACAAACACGCTCGCGGcccgccacccacaccccaccaGGAACTATCAATGCAATGCATAACCCCTACACACCCCTCACATGCCATCCTCAGTGCTGGTATCCTTGTCCGTCTTGTCGCGCGTGGCCCactccttggccgcgtcctTGACCGTCGTGCCGCGTGCCTTGACGATATCGACGACACCGTCGAGCCCGGGGCGGGGGATGGCGTCCTGTCCACGCT
This window encodes:
- the prr1 gene encoding Transcription factor prr1, encoding MQHLGGFQQPSGLPLTSPPLVSSSATVPSAAAKLQQGTWGPTPQPHPLSTSYSKPLALGPSFGGLTAEHHPYQHQHQNSSNQLGPPATMSFQTPRGFPQANEHMYYSGHTQSITPRFAGYDAGVSAYSQPLLPAQGNLAPQQQEDDRWYSQPPDPTRSPTKRGKGQKKADGKQATFLTKLYNILEQPEYNHIIRWDQTGETIIIERPEELADKILPIVYRQSRFASFSRQLNIYGWMRKVSLRNVENGIVDPDASMWSHKSLRRDSPKDLILTFKRRVPPRPTQAQKNARLQNEIQLLSSDSDGFNSPAADAYSNYRLNDLDGRPLSNVTLDNPHLVPAGAGSIGMHHQTGVPRGETSPKVVPRPFAVPSTAPATAIPIHRGHSLHFMVPAARATVHSAPATSTSFSGVSSSFTFPGTQGGKFGTDPLPKPVLPTSARFAPTWMGGGDVRLDNADPLLRGTTDDPTYRIDDGTTWARRGQGVLGEGMKPTSSASLYPSSLPSSINYNPSLAQEPLREPLPSGSSSFSEFGKAMSPNNQPTTSSHGSPVQAGAVTELQAQTISPGVYSSRAFGNAAPPAPQANITTRSWPPRGVGGSNAGSGTPPPPRSPTIIKHERRHSSSKAPYTPPNSTREVNTQTSTTGPGGPVRHTHTKRSSLSQVNTTLPLPRDEEALPSANLPGQPELFGELDRPVEVVEGL
- the SMD3A gene encoding Small nuclear ribonucleoprotein SmD3a, with protein sequence MANLGVPVKLLHESLGHIITVELKTGEMYRGKLMEAEDSLNMALREITVTARDGRVSQLEQVYIRGSMVRFIIVPDLLANAPMFKRVGPNAMRGRGIGAARGRATIQRANARRGGPPRSQGVRR
- the OM64 gene encoding Outer envelope protein 64, mitochondrial — its product is MPPPLMRFPNAHALPSIFPPVLPDMSPDSIAAAASAYRQPAPPPQLPLLQLPGRHQEPLNRTGDASGPSCPVHRRWPDRGVHNTERTANLSDDELETIVEDVAVLVRREYDTWVESCWTEAFHHVFTRTIPTFIISLILAGASPSFMRRQIVHGGPALDQIFMADMLDHLYAELERRLSGRLVPADLAHRGESSAMATAAAAIGAGGLGAQPNVTAGLPRDGVCAHDLGPPHGAPGEDDDHARCLCQLLACPDCLHAAVAVRKAPVALLPFELADSPVAEGWAGQIETQAQAREREERSSLKAGLSEPVGVDALPSGQGFVHNPKRAPTPVSDPRRPPIFAHPQMTDVLAVEEHLRWRLKELGAADPSVESRYGPSTNAAAALEGLEAALNLDDDDGSEAGAATANGGKNGGRKMTSGRTKARLNKTVKVPPKVAKPVVRKVYLPQEWAEADPAVRNMAVVLTFRHFVKLLHKTATTTSPFTYGAYAADIEALQSVHPVALYRRLTEAAATRKGRPLGEGRKWVECMDKWTEEFGAREKAAGNVSVNNQEHANAVDRYTRAISLDGKKTVYYSNRAVAHNHLGNHELAELDCQHILNKDAKNSKAFYQRAVARKGLQRWRDAEADLKQVLRLQPGNEAAKNLLAAIKPEVAKLPRQRLEDVLNF
- the ARP4 gene encoding Actin-related protein 4, with amino-acid sequence MVYNGDEVSAVVVDFGSHTTRAGWAGEDSPRVVTPSFYGYADVPQPSGSGSTSNGTATDAPANGDDPMDGTGDEGKVGATKRKYYFGDDGVGVWRNGMEVGNFMVDGIVNDGEAAGNMLKYLLRDRLSVDPSEHPLFLTEPAWNSPKARETLTQIAFEQEEVPAMYFGSSGVLSAFSAGKRTALVLDVGHINSSAVPVVDGYALRAGTMRQPLASALVISQLHHHFSNPTPSRSFPLSLLPRHLIARRDTTAEPGSEPHPTLREDRLPGTTASWRAWAEQGVVDNWKEACGEVLSHRGFDFANAKDLPQVLYEFPDGYHQYFGEERYRFTEALFDPKKYFDQSFEPPASLRVTSSGDHSHSLKEVVPLSQLVHDSIMACDVDVRASLLQNIVVVGNTFLTRGLTERLDIELATLLPSQKIKVHGFERKYAPWLGGSILASLGTFHQLWVTKDEYEEHGMNIVHQRCK